In [Leptolyngbya] sp. PCC 7376, a genomic segment contains:
- a CDS encoding IS1 family transposase (programmed frameshift): protein MLTCPQCQSPSTIKYGHTHSGKQRYRCHECGRQFVEHPAHPPIATDTRQLIDRLLLERLSLAGITRATGVSLRWLQYYVNAKLETVPHELPVTPKKRGQLTIEMDELWSFVGSKGEKAWIWLALDRDTREVVGYAIGDRSQKTAKQLWDSLPPVYRQCALVYTDYWDAYGCVLPSKRHRVVGKETGQTNHIERFNNTLRQRTSRLVRQALSFSKKWENHIGAVVYFLRHYNLSLQL, encoded by the exons GTGCTCACTTGCCCTCAATGTCAGTCTCCCAGCACCATTAAATATGGTCACACCCATTCGGGAAAGCAGCGCTATCGTTGCCATGAATGTGGTCGCCAGTTTGTGGAACATCCTGCCCACCCTCCCATTGCAACTGACACTCGTCAATTGATTGACCGTCTCCTATTAGAACGTCTCTCTCTCGCTGGTATCACTCGTGCCACAGGGGTCTCTCTGCGCTGGCTACAGTACTATGTCAATGCCAAATTAGAGACTGTGCCTCACGAGTTACCTGTGACTC CAAAAAAAAGAGGGCAACTGACCATCGAAATGGATGAATTGTGGTCTTTTGTCGGTAGTAAAGGTGAGAAAGCATGGATTTGGCTGGCTCTTGACCGAGACACCCGAGAGGTGGTGGGATATGCCATCGGAGACCGTAGTCAAAAGACTGCGAAACAATTATGGGATTCTCTGCCTCCTGTGTATCGTCAGTGTGCGCTGGTCTACACCGATTATTGGGATGCCTATGGCTGTGTCTTACCGAGTAAACGTCATCGAGTTGTGGGCAAGGAGACTGGACAAACAAATCATATTGAGAGATTCAACAACACTCTACGTCAGAGAACGTCCCGCTTAGTCCGTCAGGCACTTTCCTTCTCGAAGAAGTGGGAAAACCACATTGGAGCAGTGGTCTATTTTCTCAGACACTATAATCTCTCTCTTCAGTTATGA
- a CDS encoding IS630 family transposase: MQQARYDFWQKMQATLAKNLIFIDESGVNLAMTRLRARSEKGKRAYSPKSSKRGKNVSLIGALGFKGMVANYHLLGSTDGLTFEAFISQKLIPNLWAGACVVMDNCSIHLGESVRTMIEAVGAKLIYLPPYSPDFSPIENCWSKLKSTLKSIGARTYLALDKAIEVAFSKITLDDIRCWFTHCCYCTSLD, encoded by the coding sequence GTGCAACAAGCCAGATATGATTTTTGGCAGAAAATGCAAGCGACTCTAGCGAAAAACTTGATTTTTATCGATGAATCGGGCGTGAACTTAGCCATGACAAGACTGAGGGCACGTTCTGAGAAAGGGAAACGAGCTTATAGTCCGAAATCCAGTAAACGAGGCAAGAATGTTTCTTTGATTGGAGCATTAGGCTTCAAGGGAATGGTCGCTAATTATCATCTGCTGGGGAGTACGGATGGATTAACCTTTGAAGCATTCATCAGCCAGAAGTTAATACCAAACTTATGGGCGGGAGCATGTGTGGTGATGGATAACTGTTCGATTCATTTAGGAGAGTCAGTACGCACAATGATTGAGGCCGTGGGAGCTAAGTTGATTTACCTTCCTCCCTATTCTCCAGATTTTTCACCCATTGAAAATTGCTGGTCAAAGTTGAAAAGTACCTTGAAAAGTATCGGGGCAAGAACTTATCTAGCTCTAGACAAGGCAATTGAGGTAGCTTTTTCCAAGATTACCCTTGATGATATTCGATGCTGGTTTACACATTGCTGCTATTGCACCTCACTCGACTAG
- a CDS encoding nucleotidyltransferase family protein: protein MKLREQLQEKREEILDIAAKHGALNVRIFGSVARGEETENSDIDFLIDYDLDKITPWFPGGLLMDLKDLLGCDIDIVTEKGLSHLIRDRVMAEAKPL from the coding sequence ATGAAATTGAGAGAGCAGCTACAGGAAAAACGAGAAGAGATTTTAGATATCGCAGCAAAGCATGGTGCATTGAATGTGCGGATTTTTGGATCTGTGGCGCGAGGTGAAGAGACAGAAAATAGCGATATTGATTTCTTAATTGATTATGACCTCGATAAAATCACGCCTTGGTTTCCCGGTGGTTTGTTGATGGACTTAAAGGATTTACTGGGTTGTGATATCGATATCGTCACAGAGAAAGGTCTCAGTCATCTCATTAGAGATCGAGTGATGGCGGAAGCAAAACCACTATGA
- a CDS encoding DUF86 domain-containing protein, whose protein sequence is MRNDLERFRDIEEAIAKIEQYAIKGKAEFFENELIQTWVIFQVQIIGEAARSISEETRQKYPQIEWRNIIISEMCLFMNIFGSISKLFGE, encoded by the coding sequence ATGAGAAATGATCTAGAACGATTTAGAGATATTGAGGAGGCGATCGCCAAAATTGAGCAATATGCGATCAAAGGGAAAGCTGAGTTTTTTGAGAATGAATTGATTCAAACTTGGGTTATCTTCCAAGTTCAGATAATCGGTGAGGCTGCGCGTTCCATATCAGAAGAAACTCGCCAAAAATATCCTCAAATCGAATGGCGTAATATCATTATTTCCGAAATGTGCTTGTTCATGAATATTTTCGGATCGATCTCCAAATTGTTTGGCGAATAG
- a CDS encoding nucleotidyltransferase family protein → MKLREQLQEKREEILAIAAKHGAFNVRIFGSVARGEERETSDIDFLIDYDLDKISSWFPVQLIRDLETSLGMTVDVVTEAGLKPRIRENVLQDCIDL, encoded by the coding sequence ATGAAATTACGAGAGCAGCTACAGGAAAAACGAGAAGAGATTTTGGCGATCGCCGCGAAACATGGGGCGTTTAATGTGCGAATTTTTGGGTCAGTGGCGCGGGGTGAAGAAAGAGAAACGAGCGATATTGATTTTCTGATTGATTATGACCTCGACAAAATCTCATCTTGGTTTCCAGTCCAGCTAATCAGGGATTTGGAAACCAGTCTTGGCATGACAGTTGATGTCGTTACCGAAGCTGGTTTGAAGCCGCGTATCAGAGAAAATGTGCTTCAGGATTGTATCGACTTATGA
- a CDS encoding Uma2 family endonuclease — translation MVVSTELKITPTEYLEREKTATERTEFIDGQLFPMAGASANHNQLTSKLTGFLTVGLDDEIFDVFVSDMRVWLQETESYVYPDLVVSKCPSVFIDDSQMELTNPCFIAEVLSPSTARYDKKAKFDLYKTIPTLEEYLILPQNQQKIELYRRLQQNQWLLTEFEIDDSPIMLESLNLEISLPKLYKKVIF, via the coding sequence ATGGTTGTCTCTACTGAGCTTAAAATTACGCCTACTGAATATTTAGAGCGCGAGAAAACAGCAACAGAACGAACAGAATTTATTGACGGTCAATTATTTCCCATGGCAGGAGCCTCCGCAAATCATAATCAACTGACAAGTAAACTGACTGGTTTTCTAACTGTTGGTTTAGACGATGAAATTTTTGATGTCTTCGTCAGTGATATGCGGGTCTGGCTACAAGAAACAGAGAGCTATGTTTATCCCGATCTTGTTGTTTCTAAATGCCCTTCTGTTTTTATTGATGACAGTCAAATGGAATTAACAAATCCTTGTTTTATTGCTGAGGTACTCTCTCCCTCAACGGCAAGATACGACAAAAAAGCCAAATTTGATCTCTACAAAACAATACCGACCTTAGAAGAATATTTAATATTGCCTCAAAACCAACAGAAGATTGAACTCTACCGCCGCCTCCAACAAAATCAGTGGCTTTTAACCGAGTTCGAGATTGATGATTCACCAATTATGCTTGAATCGCTTAATCTCGAAATTTCGTTGCCAAAGCTCTATAAAAAAGTCATCTTTTAA
- a CDS encoding Uma2 family endonuclease has protein sequence MVANAVRWTVQDLEVMPDDSGWKRYEVIDGELFTTLAPSIWHQSAAGQLLVALANWSKNSGSGRTLMSPGVVFSPEDAVIPDLVWVADQHLKNRINENGHFTVTPELVVEVLSKGENYENWDRVTKRKFYSIHGVREYWIVDWRQKTIEVYRRNQAQLELVCTLLEDDILTSPLLPEFEVAIAKVFS, from the coding sequence ATGGTTGCAAATGCGGTTCGCTGGACAGTTCAGGATCTCGAAGTCATGCCAGATGATAGCGGCTGGAAACGCTACGAAGTTATCGATGGAGAATTATTTACAACCCTTGCACCCTCCATTTGGCATCAAAGTGCTGCTGGTCAGCTTTTAGTTGCTTTGGCTAATTGGTCAAAGAATTCTGGATCGGGTCGTACTCTGATGTCTCCTGGTGTTGTTTTCTCACCTGAAGATGCAGTGATTCCTGATTTAGTCTGGGTAGCGGATCAGCATCTAAAAAACAGGATTAACGAAAACGGGCATTTCACTGTTACACCAGAATTGGTTGTTGAAGTGCTTTCTAAAGGAGAAAACTACGAGAATTGGGATAGGGTGACCAAACGTAAGTTTTATTCCATCCACGGGGTGCGGGAATATTGGATTGTGGATTGGCGGCAGAAAACCATCGAAGTCTATCGTCGAAATCAAGCGCAATTAGAGTTGGTCTGTACGCTCCTAGAAGATGACATTCTCACCTCGCCTTTATTGCCGGAGTTTGAGGTGGCGATCGCCAAAGTATTTAGCTGA
- a CDS encoding efflux RND transporter periplasmic adaptor subunit, with protein sequence MTESAVNPKKILLVLAAFAGGVFLVGLPVHRVLSSRPASIEERLADLTVPVTLENLAVRIEANGTVEPIESVNISPKNPGILNKLLVEQGQVVAAGQELAIMDNEELFNQGLQAESLLKQRIAEFRATQSNLNADISRAEALFEQANARLMQAQQRIPKEIDQVQAQLVAAEANFENAAEKAQRFDSLLESGAIDEDRRDDVVNEFRNAEARLVETQRRLEQLKNTANPELEALSAAAVEARINYDRQQRNAEPELTRLNALIEQAQAQKEIISVQYDDTIIRAPFDGVITQKFASEGAFVTPTTSASATASATSSSILAIAKGLEVVARVPEVDIDQILPGQDVEIVADAFPDKVFQGRVLLVAPEAIIENNVTSFEVRIALLSGRGFLRSKMNTDVTFIGENLASVMTVPTVAIATEKGDTGVLVPDDEGKPEFKPIVIGATVGDRTQIISGVQPNDKVFIDLPEELQRDEE encoded by the coding sequence ATGACTGAATCTGCCGTTAACCCTAAGAAAATCTTGCTTGTACTCGCGGCATTTGCTGGTGGTGTCTTTCTCGTAGGCCTTCCTGTCCACAGGGTTTTGAGTAGTCGTCCTGCCAGCATTGAAGAGCGCCTTGCGGATTTAACCGTTCCTGTCACCCTCGAAAATTTAGCGGTACGGATCGAGGCCAATGGCACTGTAGAGCCGATTGAGAGCGTTAATATTAGCCCGAAGAATCCCGGTATTCTCAACAAATTATTAGTCGAGCAAGGTCAAGTGGTTGCAGCAGGGCAAGAGCTGGCCATTATGGACAACGAAGAATTATTTAATCAAGGGTTACAGGCTGAATCCCTCCTGAAGCAGCGCATCGCCGAATTTCGTGCCACTCAGAGTAATCTCAATGCAGACATTAGCCGCGCCGAAGCACTATTTGAGCAAGCTAATGCCCGCCTGATGCAAGCCCAACAGCGCATCCCGAAGGAGATTGACCAAGTTCAAGCTCAACTCGTTGCGGCTGAAGCTAATTTCGAGAATGCTGCCGAGAAAGCACAACGGTTTGATTCGCTGTTGGAAAGTGGTGCAATTGATGAAGATCGCCGTGATGATGTGGTCAATGAATTTCGCAATGCTGAAGCACGTTTAGTGGAAACCCAACGGCGCTTAGAACAGTTAAAAAATACAGCTAATCCTGAATTGGAAGCCCTTAGCGCAGCGGCTGTGGAAGCCAGAATTAATTATGATCGGCAGCAACGTAACGCGGAACCAGAATTAACGCGCCTCAACGCCCTTATTGAACAAGCCCAAGCCCAAAAAGAAATCATTTCAGTGCAATATGATGACACGATTATTCGTGCGCCGTTTGATGGCGTAATCACCCAAAAGTTTGCGTCAGAAGGGGCTTTCGTTACACCCACAACTTCTGCTTCAGCAACGGCTTCGGCAACATCTTCATCGATTCTGGCGATCGCCAAAGGATTAGAAGTGGTAGCAAGGGTTCCAGAAGTGGATATTGACCAAATTCTGCCGGGTCAAGATGTGGAAATTGTGGCAGATGCATTCCCCGATAAAGTCTTTCAAGGCAGAGTTTTACTCGTTGCACCTGAAGCGATTATCGAAAATAATGTCACGTCCTTTGAGGTGAGAATTGCACTGTTGTCCGGTCGCGGTTTCCTACGCTCAAAGATGAATACTGACGTCACATTTATTGGTGAAAATCTTGCCAGCGTTATGACTGTCCCCACCGTGGCGATCGCCACCGAAAAGGGCGATACCGGGGTACTCGTCCCAGATGATGAAGGAAAGCCTGAATTTAAACCCATTGTTATTGGCGCAACGGTTGGCGATCGCACTCAGATTATTAGCGGCGTGCAACCGAACGACAAAGTCTTTATTGACCTCCCCGAAGAACTTCAGCGAGACGAAGAGTAG